The following are from one region of the Prionailurus bengalensis isolate Pbe53 chromosome A2, Fcat_Pben_1.1_paternal_pri, whole genome shotgun sequence genome:
- the CCDC194 gene encoding coiled-coil domain-containing protein 194 — translation MAELGPEPGRAWRVLALCGAAVFLAAAAAGGALLAWNLASSASRGPRCPEAGANATAPPRDLAPEVEELRRQLAEATQRQEALARQLNQANRARRELEEALRACEGRQSRLQTQLMTLKTEIEEAKAQGTQMGAENGALTEALARWEAAATESARRLDEAQQRARAAEAEGEACAAREAALRERAKALEAEMGPQRRVPHPRSRSGSRPRPSPRSRSRPRTSGGCRRPARRARG, via the exons ATGGCCGAGCTGGGGCCAGAGCCGGGACGCGCCTGGCGGGTGCTAGCCCTGTGCGGGGCTGCGGTGTTCCTGGCTGCCGCGGCAGCCGGCGGGGCCCTGCTGGCCTGGAATCTGGCCTCCTCGGCCTCCCGGGGACCTCGCTGCCCGGAGGCAGGTGCCAACGCCACGGCGCCCCCCAGGGACCTGGCGCCAGAGGTCGAGGAGCTGCGGCGCCAGCTGGCAGAGGCTACCCAACGCCAGGAGGCCCTGGCCAGACAGCTGAACCAGGCCAACCGTGCCCGTCGGGAGCTGGAGGAGGCACTAAGGGCCTGTGAGGGCCGCCAG AGCCGGCTTCAGACCCAACTGATGACCCTGAAGACTGAGATCGAGGAGGCCAAGGCACAGGGGACCCAGATGGGGGCTGAGAACGGGGCGCTCACAG AAGCGCTGGCGCGCTGGGAGGCGGCGGCCACGGAGTCTGCGCGGCGGCTGGACGAGGCACAGCAGCGCGCACGCGCGGCCGAGGCCGAGGGCGAAGCTTGCGCGGCCCGGGAGGCGGCGCTGCGCGAACGCGC TAAAGCCCTGGAAGCCGAGATGGGCCCTCAGCGCAGAGTGCCGCACCCCCGATCCCGCTCCGGGTCCCGACCGCGACCCAGCCCCCGCTCACGTTCTCGCCCAAGAACTTCGGGGGGCTGCCGGCGGCCGGCGCGGCGCGCTCGAGGGTGA
- the BST2 gene encoding bone marrow stromal antigen 2 — protein sequence MVPGRSLGWQRWLGGFLILAVLGLSVALVIFVVKANSKACKDGLLAEEECHSVTRLLEVQLTQAWEGLLRTEAQAATCNETVVTLLASLEMEKAQSQEWLTKREELRGEIEELKHKLQNASVEVERLRKGTETSSKKKEVASASSLKALSPSVVSVHLLLAFVALLA from the exons ATGGTGCCAGGTCGGAGTCTTGGGTGGCAGAGGTGGCTGGGGGGCTTCCTGATCCTGGCGGTGCTGGGTCTGTCCGTGGCCCTGGTCATCTTTGTTGTCAAGGCCAACAGCAAAGCCTGCAAGGATGGCCTCCTAGCAGAGGAGGAGTGTCACAGTGTCACCCGCCTCCTGGAGGTCCAACTAACCCAAGCCTGGGAAGGCTTACTGAGGACCGAGGCCCAGGCTGCCACCTGCAACGAGACTGTG GTAACCCTGTTGGCTTCCCTGGAGATGGAGAAGGCCCAGAGCCAGGAGTGGCTCACGAAACGGGAGGAGCTTCGGG GAGAGATTGAGGAGTTGAAGCACAAGCTGCAGAACGCTTCGGTGGAGGTGGAAAGACTGAG AAAAGGGACTGAGACCTCGAGCAAGAAAAAGGAAGTCGCGTCTGCCAGCTCCTTGAAAGCGCTCAGCCCCTCGGTGGTCTCTGTGCACCTGCTCCTGGCCTTCGTTGCTCTGCTGGCCTGA